GATGTAACCATAATTATGATAAGGAAGGTTTTTATTATATAAAGGTGAATAATCTACCTCTTCAAGTTCTTTTATTTCAGAAATCATTTCTTCTGTTGAAGTATTTTTAGTTACACGTTTAAAAGCAATCGTGTTTTTAGTTTTAAATTTCATTTGTCCTTTCATCAACAACACAATCAATAAATAAAAGTTTTATACTTTTCGCATAAAACTTTTATTTATTGAGCGTGAAATTCTTTTGTTTTCATCTACTTGATATAAACTTTTTTCATTATATTATCTTTAATTTTCATATTCAAGAAAACCGAAAGATATTTGTTTTTTTAATTTCAAAATAATATTTTATCACTCGATTCCTTTACGAGCCATTACACCTTGATCGAAATAGTGTTTAATTGGTTTTACTTCACTAACTAAATCGGCTATTGCAATTCAAGCATCAGAAATATAATGTCCTGAAATTGCTAGTTCAGTGTGAGGGTTTTTAGTTTTAATAATTTCTATTAATTCTTCTTCAGTAATAAATTTATTAATAACACAATCTAATAATTCATCACAAATTAATAAATCAATTGTAGAATCTTGCAAATCTGCTTTTAATTCTTCAATTCCTAATAACATTTCTTTTTTAAAAACTTCACGTTCTTGATCATTCATTTCTCAAATAAATTTTTGGCTTGAAGAATAAAAAGATTTAACTGTAAAATTTGGGTCTTGATGTTTCGTGAAATATGTTAACTCACCAGTGATGCGATTTTTTAAAAAGCGCAAATATTTAACTTTTCAATCATTACCCAATGCTCGAATCGCCATTCCGTTTAAAGCCGATGTTTTACCTTTACCAGTTCCGTAATAAATATGAATATAACCTTCTTTTTTCATTGTTACCCCCGTCATCTTATTTAGATTTTAATCAAAAAATAGATAAAAAACTTTAATGTCTTAACAATAGTTTCAAAAAACTGTAACATTATTGTTTATTAACCTAAATACCACTTTAGAAGCAGTGAATATTTGCTATTATTTTATTGTGAGGAAATAAAATAAATGAGTATGATAAAACATAACGAAGAAAATAACGAAGAAATCAATATTTTTGGATTAAGTGCTAGTCAGGATTTAGCAAACGAGGTCTGCGAAATTTTAAAAATCAAACCAAAACAAGTGAAAACAATTCGTTTTATGGATGGAGAAATTTTAGTCGAATCATTAGACAGTGTGCGCGGAAGAGAAATTTATGTAATTCAATCAACAACTCAACCAGTTAATGAAAATTTAATGGAATTATTAATTGCAATTGATGCTTTCAAACGTGGATCGGCTTCTAAAATTAATGTTGTGATCCCTTATTTTGGATATGCACGTCAAGATCGTAAAGCAAAAGGTCGTCAACCAATCACTGCTAAGTTAGTTGCGGATTTAATTACTAAAGCAGGAGCTGATAGAGTAATTACTATTGACATCCATTCGCAACAATCGATGGGGTTCTTTGATATTCCAATGGATAACTTTCAAACATCGCAAACTTTAGCTGAAGAAATTATTAAAACTATTATGGAGAAAAAAATTGATTACAAAAACTGCATTTTAGTTTCTCCTGATCACGGTGGTTTAACTAGAGTTCATAAAGTAGATTCTTATACAGGTGCTATGACTAATGGAATTGCAGTTATTGCTAAAAGACGTCCAGAACCAAATAAAGCCGAAGTAGAATTTGTGCTTGGAGATATAAAAGGAAAAACCTGCTTTATTATTGATGACATGATTGATAGTGGAGGAACCATCATTAATGCTGCAAAAGCTTTAAAAGAAAATGGAGCTACTGATGTTTACATTTTTGCTTGTCATGGATTATTTAACGGACCAGCAAAACAAAGAATGGAAGAAGCAATCAAAAACAATTGAGTTAAACAAGTTGTTGTTACTAACACTATTGAAATTCCTGAAAGCAAAAAATTTGAAGGTCTAAAAATTATTTCAATTGCCCACTTACTGGCAGACATGATTGATGCTTCTGTTCATAATTGTTCACTAACTGATGTTTACAATGATTTTAAAGTTAATATTTTAAATCAAGTTGAAAAATTTTTAAAAGAAAATAAATAATGAAATTAATAGTAGGTTTAGGCAATCCCGGTAAAGAGTATGCAACAACTCGTCATAACGCTGGGTGGATTGCTATTGACATGTTATTAGATAAATATGGTTTTACTCAACATAAAGAAGAGCATCAAGCAGACATTTATTTTACACAAATTAATGGTGAAAAAGTTTTGTTAGCTAAACCATTAACTTTTATGAATAATTCAGGAGTTGCTACAAGAGCACTTATGGAATATTATAAAATCAATAAAAATGATTTAATTATTATTCACGATGATAAGGATTTTCCAATTGGTAAAATTCAATTTAAATTTCAAGGATCAGCTGCGGGACATAATGGAATTAAAAGTGAAATTCAATATTTAAATGGAGAAGATTTTAAAAGGTTGCGCATTGGAATTGGCGTACCTTTAGAAAATTGAACGATTGTAGATTGGGTTTTATCAAAAATGTCTAAAATTGAAATTGAAAACTTAAAGCAAGCATTTGCTTTGTCATTAGACTTTATTGATGATTGAACTAAGGGTGAAAGCTTTAATAAAATCATGAGCAAATATAATATTTTATACAAGTAAATTTTTGACCATAAAAAATCACAGTTTAAAATCTGTGATTTTTTTCTTAAATAAAATTACAATTTAATTCAAAATCTTTTAAAAATATTCTCATTTTCTTTTAAAGAGTTTTCATAAACACCACCATTATTTAAAATTACTTTTTCAGAGGCTTGATTATTTTCAAGACAAGTTATCAAAACATCATTAATACCTAGTGCTTTAATTTTTTTCAAACCTTGTTTAAGCATCTCAGTAGCATAACCTTTATTACGTTGTTGAGGACTTATCGCATAACCGATGTGCCCACCAAAATTAAATAAATATTCGTTTAGTTCTAATCTTAAATTTATAAACCCAACAACATCATTATTTTCGTTTATGGCAATGTATTGCTTAAAAGGAGACATTCCATTCTTGGGTACCTCAGTGTTAACAAATTTAATTCAATCAGCAATGTTGGGGTATGCCAAAACTTTAGAAGAACCACTTATACCATTTTCGACATTATCTATAAATTTAAAATCTTCAATCATTTTTGAAATTTGTTCTGTATGTATCTTTAAAGGTTTAATTAATTTAATTTCCATAAAGCTCCTTTTTGAATCTAATTCCACTTAGTTTTAATAAATTCTATCACTCAACTTCTATCTTGTTTGGCATTATTTCATTTTGTTGTTTAATAACAAGAGAGGTTATGAAATTGTTAACAAAAATTTGTTGTATTTTAGTATTTTTAACAAGGTCCGGTCTATTCGATCTTGGAAATGCAAAAAAATTTATTATATGATCAACTTTGGTTTTTACAAAGAAATTATTAACAGCTGTTATTATTGCAATTTTGGTTCCTAATTTTTCCGCCATATTTATAAGTCTAAAATATTCCTTTTGACTAAAACGTTCGGAAAAAAATATTAAAACATCATCTTTATTTAAAAGTTTTAATCTTGATATTTGACCAAAAATATCGTTGGTACTAAAAGACACTAGTCCTAAACCATTCAAACTAGTGCTCAAATCTTTTGCTGCTAAGTAACTATTTCCCATGCCTATGCATCAAATTTTTTTAGAGTTAAGAATATCTTTAACAAATTTTAAAGTTTCTTTTGTATCAATTTTTCTTGCTGTCTCATTTATGGCATAAAAGTCATAATTTTTAATAGTTATAATGTCTTTGGTTTCTTCTTTAACCGAAGAATAAAAATGATTTTCTTCTTTAACATAAAAATTTTTTGATATATAGTTTTGAAAATCTCTGTAATTTTCAAAACCTAAACGTCTAACAAATTTACTAACAGTTGAATTAGCTGCATTGATTCGCTTACTAAATTCAACAATAGAAAGATTAACAAAAGATTCGGGTTCTTTATTTATCGCCGTAATCAAGTTTTTATCGCCTAATGAAATATTGTCCTCAAATCCATCCAACAATGTATACATATTATTTACCCCTTTAGAAAATTATTTTCCTTTTTAGAAAAATTTTAGAAAATAATTAACTTATTTAGAAATTATTCTACACTAAAATAAGGAACAACGATTCCGAGGAGGTTTTATTTGGAAATTTTTAAGAAAAATTTCGTTAAATTTGTTAATGAAGTAAATGATTGAAAAGATGCAATAAATTTGGCTTGTACCCCCTTATTGGAGAATAAAATGATTAACAAAAATTTTATTCCTAAATTAATTTCTGAAACCGAGCGTTTAGGACCTTATTACATAATGGTGGACGACTTAGCATTAGGTCATATATCACCTGACGGATCAGCAATTAAAAATGGTATTAGCTTACTATATTTAAACAAGCCAGTTGCATTTAAAAAAGATGGAACGGGTCAAGTAAAATTTTTGTTTATACTTAGTGCAGTTGATGGGAATTCTCATTTAAATATTTTAAGAGAGTTATCTATGACATTTGGAAACAATAATTTTTATAAAGAATTTTACAATGTCAAAAAGTATGAAGATATTATAAATTTAACAAACAAGTATTTTAAAAAATAAAAAGAAAAGGAAAAAACATTATGTTAGACACAGTTGCTTTTTCTCTTGCCCAAAGTACCGGCAGAGATTTTACAGACTATTTAATTAATTTCTTTTCAGGTTTCTTTGGAACACCAGCAATTTTAATAGGGCTTTTTGCTTTAATCGGTTGCTTCATTCAAAGAAAAAAGATAACAGAAATAATTACATCGGTTT
The sequence above is drawn from the Williamsoniiplasma somnilux genome and encodes:
- a CDS encoding cob(I)yrinic acid a,c-diamide adenosyltransferase, with the translated sequence MKKEGYIHIYYGTGKGKTSALNGMAIRALGNDWKVKYLRFLKNRITGELTYFTKHQDPNFTVKSFYSSSQKFIWEMNDQEREVFKKEMLLGIEELKADLQDSTIDLLICDELLDCVINKFITEEELIEIIKTKNPHTELAISGHYISDAWIAIADLVSEVKPIKHYFDQGVMARKGIEW
- a CDS encoding ribose-phosphate diphosphokinase, with the translated sequence MIKHNEENNEEINIFGLSASQDLANEVCEILKIKPKQVKTIRFMDGEILVESLDSVRGREIYVIQSTTQPVNENLMELLIAIDAFKRGSASKINVVIPYFGYARQDRKAKGRQPITAKLVADLITKAGADRVITIDIHSQQSMGFFDIPMDNFQTSQTLAEEIIKTIMEKKIDYKNCILVSPDHGGLTRVHKVDSYTGAMTNGIAVIAKRRPEPNKAEVEFVLGDIKGKTCFIIDDMIDSGGTIINAAKALKENGATDVYIFACHGLFNGPAKQRMEEAIKNNWVKQVVVTNTIEIPESKKFEGLKIISIAHLLADMIDASVHNCSLTDVYNDFKVNILNQVEKFLKENK
- the pth gene encoding aminoacyl-tRNA hydrolase, with the translated sequence MKLIVGLGNPGKEYATTRHNAGWIAIDMLLDKYGFTQHKEEHQADIYFTQINGEKVLLAKPLTFMNNSGVATRALMEYYKINKNDLIIIHDDKDFPIGKIQFKFQGSAAGHNGIKSEIQYLNGEDFKRLRIGIGVPLENWTIVDWVLSKMSKIEIENLKQAFALSLDFIDDWTKGESFNKIMSKYNILYK
- a CDS encoding GNAT family N-acetyltransferase, with amino-acid sequence MEIKLIKPLKIHTEQISKMIEDFKFIDNVENGISGSSKVLAYPNIADWIKFVNTEVPKNGMSPFKQYIAINENNDVVGFINLRLELNEYLFNFGGHIGYAISPQQRNKGYATEMLKQGLKKIKALGINDVLITCLENNQASEKVILNNGGVYENSLKENENIFKRFWIKL
- a CDS encoding MurR/RpiR family transcriptional regulator yields the protein MYTLLDGFEDNISLGDKNLITAINKEPESFVNLSIVEFSKRINAANSTVSKFVRRLGFENYRDFQNYISKNFYVKEENHFYSSVKEETKDIITIKNYDFYAINETARKIDTKETLKFVKDILNSKKIWCIGMGNSYLAAKDLSTSLNGLGLVSFSTNDIFGQISRLKLLNKDDVLIFFSERFSQKEYFRLINMAEKLGTKIAIITAVNNFFVKTKVDHIINFFAFPRSNRPDLVKNTKIQQIFVNNFITSLVIKQQNEIMPNKIEVEW
- a CDS encoding PTS sugar transporter subunit IIA, translated to MEIFKKNFVKFVNEVNDWKDAINLACTPLLENKMINKNFIPKLISETERLGPYYIMVDDLALGHISPDGSAIKNGISLLYLNKPVAFKKDGTGQVKFLFILSAVDGNSHLNILRELSMTFGNNNFYKEFYNVKKYEDIINLTNKYFKK